The Deltaproteobacteria bacterium genome includes a region encoding these proteins:
- the msrB gene encoding peptide-methionine (R)-S-oxide reductase MsrB, protein MDAFHKPSDTELKKRLTPEQYRVTQHEGTEAPFRNPYWDKHEAGIYVDLVSGEPLFSSLDKFDSGTGWPSFTRPLEPENITTRTDHVLFMRRTEVRSRLADSHLGHVFEDGPAPTGLRYCMNSASLRFVPVERLDAEGYGKYLPLFEKAGAK, encoded by the coding sequence ATGGACGCTTTCCACAAGCCTTCCGACACAGAGTTGAAAAAGCGGCTGACGCCCGAGCAGTACCGGGTGACCCAGCACGAGGGTACGGAGGCGCCCTTCCGCAACCCCTATTGGGACAAGCACGAAGCAGGAATCTACGTGGATCTCGTCTCCGGCGAGCCGCTCTTCAGCTCGCTGGACAAGTTCGATTCGGGAACGGGCTGGCCCAGCTTCACCAGACCGCTCGAGCCGGAGAACATCACCACCAGGACCGACCACGTGCTCTTCATGCGCCGCACCGAAGTCCGTTCGCGGCTCGCGGATTCCCACCTCGGGCACGTCTTCGAAGATGGCCCTGCGCCGACGGGCCTGCGCTATTGCATGAACTCCGCCTCGCTTCGCTTCGTTCCGGTGGAGAGGCTGGATGCGGAGGGGTACGGCAAGTACCTGCCACTGTTCGAGAAGGCGGGGGCGAAGTGA
- a CDS encoding NADPH:quinone oxidoreductase family protein, whose amino-acid sequence MKALLCREYGPIERLKVEEVPSPRPGPTEVVVEVKASSLNFPDALLVQGLYQVKPPLPFSPGMELAGIVKDVGAGVRGVKSGDRVVASPGRGGFAQECVVAADRLSPLPAGMDFETGSAFVLTYCTSLHALKDCGHLQPGETLVVLGAAGGVGTSAIEVGKAMGAKVIAAASSEEKLAFCKELGADDGIDYEKSDLRQRILDLTRGKGADVVYDPVGGAHTEAALRATAWRGRLLVIGFASGVIPQVKLNLALLKERSLVGVYWGDWTQHDPEGQRRNVEQLAAWFAQGRIKPAISERVSLEEAPGAMVRLLQRKVKGKVVVVPGA is encoded by the coding sequence GTGAAAGCTCTTCTCTGCCGCGAATATGGACCCATCGAGCGGCTGAAGGTGGAAGAAGTCCCTTCGCCCCGGCCTGGTCCGACCGAGGTGGTCGTCGAGGTGAAGGCGAGTTCCCTAAACTTCCCTGACGCGCTGCTGGTGCAGGGCCTCTACCAGGTGAAGCCGCCGTTGCCCTTCTCACCCGGGATGGAGCTGGCAGGGATCGTGAAGGACGTCGGAGCCGGCGTCCGCGGCGTGAAGAGCGGCGACCGCGTCGTCGCTTCACCGGGCCGCGGTGGATTCGCGCAGGAATGCGTTGTTGCTGCCGACCGGCTCTCTCCGCTGCCGGCGGGGATGGACTTCGAGACCGGATCGGCATTCGTGCTCACCTACTGCACGTCGCTGCACGCGCTCAAGGACTGCGGCCATCTCCAGCCCGGCGAGACGCTGGTGGTCCTGGGGGCGGCGGGCGGGGTGGGCACCTCGGCCATCGAGGTGGGCAAGGCGATGGGAGCGAAGGTCATCGCGGCCGCGTCCAGCGAGGAGAAGCTCGCGTTCTGCAAGGAACTCGGCGCCGACGACGGCATCGACTACGAGAAATCCGACCTCCGCCAGCGCATCCTCGACCTGACGCGAGGGAAGGGCGCCGACGTGGTCTACGATCCGGTGGGCGGCGCGCACACCGAAGCGGCGCTGCGCGCGACGGCGTGGCGCGGGCGGCTGCTGGTCATCGGGTTCGCCTCCGGCGTCATCCCGCAGGTCAAGCTGAACCTGGCGCTACTCAAGGAACGATCGCTGGTGGGCGTGTACTGGGGTGACTGGACGCAGCACGATCCAGAAGGGCAACGCCGCAACGTCGAGCAGCTGGCGGCGTGGTTCGCTCAGGGCAGGATCAAGCCCGCAATCAGCGAACGCGTCTCTCTCGAAGAAGCGCCCGGGGCGATGGTGCGGCTACTGCAGCGCAAGGTGAAGGGGAAGGTAGTGGTGGTCCCCGGCGCCTGA
- a CDS encoding long-chain fatty acid--CoA ligase has protein sequence MEPIWKKHWPATVHEASIRLPEEPLTAILARQAKRVPDRPAIHFYGRAVSFAELDSAVGRFAGFLQARGLSPGDRVAIFLENSPQFAIAYYGTLRAGGVAVCLNPMHKAVELLHEFDDSGARVLVTTNEAYLVVEPIRTQTKLDTVVLTEYRDFLPETPTLPPPPPFLESNGGPRPGTEPLLDVLHSAPELKTQVPRSLSDTALLQYTSGTTGTAKAAEITHGNLVSNCELQHVYIGSGDDDVGLGVLPWFHITGMECQMNMMAYMGATLVAIGRFDLVTVLRAIETYRCTRTTFITTVNVAVVNFPKTKEFDLSSLRQCYSGGAPVPPAIARRWEEITGHKLIEGYGLSETTAPTHINPPHRPKYGTVGVPLPLTEVRVVDVNDPGTELEIGKSGEIAVRGPQVMKGYWRNPEATRRAFHDGWFLTGDIGRVDEEGYFSIEERKKDMLKVSGFSVFPAEVEAIMYRHPAVAEVAVVGVADPYRGEDPLAFVVLKPDAKGNVSEDQIVDWCRTNMSVYKAPRQVRFIDALPKTATGKVLKRVLREQTALLKGK, from the coding sequence GTGGAGCCCATCTGGAAGAAGCACTGGCCGGCGACCGTGCACGAGGCGTCGATCCGCCTGCCCGAAGAGCCGTTGACGGCCATCCTCGCGCGCCAGGCGAAGCGCGTGCCCGATCGTCCGGCGATCCACTTTTACGGGCGCGCCGTCAGCTTCGCCGAGCTCGACTCGGCGGTGGGCCGCTTCGCGGGCTTCCTGCAGGCTCGCGGGCTTTCACCCGGCGACCGCGTCGCCATCTTCCTGGAGAACTCGCCGCAGTTCGCCATCGCCTACTACGGCACGCTGCGCGCCGGCGGCGTCGCGGTGTGCCTGAATCCGATGCACAAGGCGGTCGAGCTGCTCCACGAATTCGATGACTCCGGGGCGCGTGTCCTCGTCACCACGAATGAAGCGTACTTGGTGGTCGAGCCGATCCGGACGCAGACGAAGCTCGACACCGTGGTGCTGACCGAGTACCGCGACTTCCTGCCCGAGACCCCGACGCTACCGCCGCCGCCCCCGTTCCTGGAGAGCAACGGCGGGCCGCGGCCCGGCACCGAGCCGCTGCTGGACGTCCTGCACTCCGCTCCCGAGCTGAAGACGCAGGTCCCGCGGTCGCTCTCCGACACCGCTTTGCTGCAGTACACCTCCGGCACGACCGGCACCGCCAAGGCAGCGGAGATCACGCACGGCAACCTGGTTTCGAATTGTGAGCTGCAGCACGTCTACATCGGCTCGGGCGACGACGACGTGGGGCTCGGCGTCCTGCCCTGGTTCCACATCACCGGGATGGAATGCCAGATGAACATGATGGCGTACATGGGCGCGACGCTCGTGGCCATCGGCCGCTTCGATCTCGTCACCGTGCTCCGGGCCATCGAGACGTATCGCTGCACACGGACCACCTTCATCACCACCGTGAACGTGGCGGTGGTGAATTTCCCGAAGACGAAAGAGTTCGATCTCTCCTCGCTCCGTCAATGCTACTCGGGCGGAGCGCCGGTGCCGCCCGCGATCGCGCGGCGTTGGGAGGAGATCACCGGACACAAGCTGATCGAGGGTTACGGGCTGTCGGAAACGACTGCCCCGACGCACATCAACCCGCCGCACCGGCCCAAGTACGGCACGGTCGGCGTCCCGCTGCCGCTGACGGAGGTGCGGGTGGTGGACGTGAACGATCCTGGGACGGAGCTGGAAATCGGCAAGTCCGGGGAGATCGCCGTGCGTGGCCCCCAGGTAATGAAAGGCTATTGGCGGAACCCCGAAGCGACTCGCCGGGCATTCCACGACGGTTGGTTTCTCACCGGCGATATTGGCCGCGTCGACGAGGAGGGCTACTTCTCCATCGAGGAGCGCAAGAAGGACATGCTGAAGGTATCCGGCTTCAGCGTCTTTCCCGCGGAAGTGGAGGCGATCATGTACCGTCACCCGGCCGTCGCCGAGGTGGCCGTCGTCGGCGTCGCCGATCCCTACCGCGGCGAGGATCCGCTGGCGTTCGTGGTGCTGAAGCCCGACGCCAAGGGCAACGTCAGCGAGGACCAGATTGTCGATTGGTGCCGGACGAACATGTCCGTGTACAAGGCGCCGCGGCAGGTCCGCTTCATCGATGCATTGCCCAAGACCGCTACTGGCAAGGTGCTCAAGCGCGTCCTGCGCGAGCAGACGGCGCTCCTGAAAGGAAAGTGA
- a CDS encoding long-chain fatty acid--CoA ligase → MDPLQLYLSRPWVKFYQPGVPSSVEFQARPVFQLFDEAAARWPGRDALVFYGRGITYRELSDAIDRLSCALAELGVRKGHRVAIYLVNSPQFVIAYFAALKCGAAVTSISPLYTSHEVRYQLEDSGARVVVCQDLLYEKVAKCGAPLDAVVVTSVGEFLPPLKRLLGKTALARLFPEVNLGAPRIRPAANLHWLQDLLKKYPPRPPQVSIDANADLAALPYTGGTTGHPKGVMLTHANMVAAQALAKATFPAFVSGKEVVVAFLPFFHIYGQIVIMLNGLAQGHLLVLFTCPDTEAILSAMERYQATVFFGVPTLFEYLKDHKDTDKVNWRRLKLVLSGADTLHETTTKGWARRTGSSITEGYGLSETCAMSHVNPVQRPKAGSFGCPVPDVLAAVIEPESLAFVPPGEIGELVLSGPSVMAGYWRRPEETARAFLERDGRRWLRTGDIVRMDDEGYFHFYDRSKDLIKCKGYSVFAKDVEEVLYAHPHVKAAGVIGVPDPAFGHRIKAIVVLQADARGKVDEDEIKAYCRERLAEYKVPQTIEFRGELPRTDVGKVSRRELRDDGPAA, encoded by the coding sequence ATGGACCCCCTGCAGCTCTACCTCTCGAGGCCGTGGGTGAAGTTCTACCAGCCCGGAGTACCGTCGTCCGTCGAGTTCCAGGCGCGCCCGGTGTTCCAGCTCTTCGACGAGGCGGCAGCCCGGTGGCCGGGACGCGATGCGCTGGTTTTCTACGGCCGCGGCATCACCTATCGCGAGCTCAGCGATGCCATCGACAGGCTCTCCTGCGCTCTGGCGGAGCTCGGTGTCCGAAAGGGCCACCGGGTCGCCATCTATCTCGTCAACAGCCCGCAGTTCGTGATCGCGTACTTCGCCGCCCTCAAGTGCGGCGCCGCCGTCACCAGCATCAGCCCGCTCTATACGAGCCACGAGGTCCGCTACCAGCTCGAGGACAGCGGCGCGCGCGTGGTGGTCTGCCAGGACCTGCTCTACGAGAAGGTGGCAAAGTGCGGCGCGCCGCTCGACGCGGTCGTGGTCACCAGCGTGGGCGAGTTCCTTCCGCCGCTGAAGCGGCTGCTCGGCAAGACCGCGCTCGCGCGGCTGTTCCCCGAGGTCAATCTCGGCGCACCCCGGATCCGGCCCGCGGCAAACCTGCACTGGCTCCAGGATCTGCTGAAGAAGTACCCGCCGCGTCCGCCACAAGTCAGCATCGACGCGAACGCCGACCTCGCCGCCCTGCCGTACACAGGCGGCACCACCGGCCATCCGAAGGGCGTCATGCTCACCCACGCCAACATGGTCGCGGCGCAGGCGCTGGCGAAAGCGACGTTCCCGGCGTTTGTCTCAGGCAAGGAAGTGGTGGTCGCGTTCCTGCCCTTCTTCCACATCTACGGGCAGATCGTGATCATGCTCAACGGCCTCGCCCAGGGACACTTGCTCGTCCTCTTCACCTGTCCGGACACCGAGGCGATCCTCTCCGCCATGGAGCGTTACCAGGCCACGGTGTTCTTCGGCGTGCCCACGCTCTTCGAGTACCTCAAGGACCACAAGGACACCGACAAGGTGAACTGGAGGCGGCTCAAGCTGGTCCTCTCCGGCGCCGACACCCTGCACGAGACCACCACCAAGGGGTGGGCGCGGCGCACCGGCTCCAGCATCACCGAGGGGTATGGGCTCTCCGAGACCTGCGCCATGAGCCACGTCAATCCCGTGCAGCGCCCCAAGGCCGGCTCGTTCGGCTGCCCCGTACCGGACGTGCTGGCGGCGGTGATCGAGCCGGAATCGCTCGCCTTCGTCCCGCCCGGCGAGATCGGTGAGCTCGTGCTGTCGGGACCGAGCGTGATGGCGGGCTACTGGCGGCGCCCGGAGGAGACCGCGCGCGCATTCCTCGAGCGGGATGGCCGGCGCTGGCTGAGGACCGGCGACATCGTCCGCATGGACGACGAGGGCTATTTCCACTTCTACGACCGCTCGAAGGACCTGATCAAATGCAAGGGGTACTCGGTCTTCGCCAAGGACGTGGAGGAGGTCCTTTACGCGCATCCCCACGTGAAAGCGGCCGGAGTGATCGGAGTTCCCGATCCGGCTTTCGGACACCGGATCAAGGCCATCGTGGTGCTGCAGGCCGACGCGCGCGGAAAGGTCGACGAGGACGAGATCAAGGCGTACTGCCGCGAGCGTCTCGCCGAATACAAGGTGCCTCAGACGATCGAGTTCCGCGGCGAGCTGCCGCGCACCGACGTGGGGAAGGTCTCGCGCCGCGAGCTGCGCGACGACGGCCCGGCGGCCTGA
- a CDS encoding ABC transporter ATP-binding protein, whose protein sequence is MAEPFFRVERLTRRFGGLLAVNDVGFELRRDQIVGLIGPNGAGKTTLLRLITRVLRADSGKVIFNGEDISSLRVWDVVNRGIACTFQNTRPFRHLPIVANVMVPLLAPRAHARGDWVRKIDAKAMDALEFVGIADQALEPASALSQGDLKRLEVARAIATEPELLLLDEPLGGLNPAESELLARSIKRLHKGGRFGRLHSEGPAVVMIEHKLKELMSIADRVIVMDHGEVLADAAPAEIVKNPKVVEAYLGSAHAAP, encoded by the coding sequence ATGGCGGAGCCGTTCTTCCGCGTAGAGCGCCTCACCCGTCGCTTCGGCGGGCTGCTCGCCGTCAACGACGTCGGCTTCGAGCTGCGCCGGGACCAGATCGTGGGGCTCATCGGCCCGAACGGCGCCGGCAAGACCACTCTCCTGAGGCTCATCACGCGCGTCCTGCGCGCGGACAGCGGAAAAGTGATCTTCAACGGCGAGGACATCAGCTCGCTGCGCGTGTGGGACGTCGTGAACCGCGGTATCGCTTGCACCTTCCAGAACACGAGGCCGTTCCGCCACCTGCCCATCGTCGCCAACGTGATGGTCCCCCTGCTCGCGCCGAGGGCGCATGCCCGTGGCGACTGGGTGCGGAAGATCGATGCGAAGGCGATGGACGCCCTGGAGTTCGTCGGAATCGCCGACCAGGCGCTCGAGCCGGCCTCGGCGCTCTCGCAGGGCGACCTGAAGCGGCTGGAGGTGGCGCGCGCCATCGCCACCGAACCGGAGCTGCTGCTGCTCGACGAGCCTCTCGGCGGCCTCAATCCCGCGGAATCGGAGCTGCTCGCGCGCTCGATCAAACGGCTGCACAAAGGCGGCCGCTTCGGACGGTTGCATTCAGAAGGGCCCGCCGTGGTGATGATCGAGCACAAGCTGAAAGAGCTGATGTCCATCGCCGACCGGGTGATCGTGATGGACCACGGCGAGGTGCTGGCCGACGCCGCGCCGGCGGAGATCGTGAAGAACCCGAAGGTGGTGGAAGCGTACCTGGGGTCCGCGCATGCCGCTCCTTGA
- a CDS encoding ABC transporter ATP-binding protein, translating to MPLLEVKDLAVRYDKAVILNGVSLRVDEGELVGLVGPNGAGKSTLLRAISGLVRFEERMKRGADGDIVLEGEVRLAGERIEGLPAHEIRKRGLVHCPERRRPFRELTVEENLLAGAYLSQSPAGTRRSLDRAYALFPRLAERKRQLAGKLSGGEQQMLATARALMYEAKLLAIDEPSLGLAPRVREELFAAIGKIHAEGTPVLLVEQEVAQVFRMAKRNYVLSQGRIIAEGTAAEMMANETLRAGYLGL from the coding sequence ATGCCGCTCCTTGAGGTGAAAGACCTCGCCGTCCGCTACGACAAGGCGGTGATCCTCAACGGGGTGTCGCTGCGCGTGGACGAGGGCGAGCTCGTGGGCCTCGTCGGACCGAACGGCGCCGGCAAGTCCACGCTGCTGCGCGCCATCTCCGGGCTGGTCCGCTTCGAGGAGCGGATGAAGCGCGGCGCAGACGGCGACATCGTTCTCGAGGGAGAGGTGCGGCTCGCGGGAGAGCGCATCGAGGGCCTGCCGGCGCATGAGATCCGCAAGCGCGGCCTGGTCCACTGCCCCGAGCGGCGGCGGCCGTTCCGCGAGCTGACGGTGGAGGAGAACCTGCTCGCAGGCGCGTACCTGTCGCAAAGCCCGGCGGGGACGCGGCGCAGCCTCGATCGAGCGTATGCGCTGTTTCCCAGGCTCGCGGAGCGCAAGAGGCAGCTGGCGGGGAAGCTCTCGGGCGGCGAGCAGCAGATGCTCGCGACGGCGCGCGCTCTGATGTACGAGGCGAAGCTGCTGGCGATCGACGAGCCATCGCTCGGCCTCGCGCCCCGCGTCCGCGAGGAACTGTTCGCCGCCATCGGGAAGATCCACGCGGAGGGCACCCCGGTCCTGCTCGTGGAGCAGGAGGTGGCGCAGGTCTTCCGCATGGCGAAGCGCAACTACGTGCTCTCGCAGGGGCGCATCATCGCCGAGGGCACCGCGGCGGAGATGATGGCGAACGAGACGCTGCGCGCCGGCTACCTGGGGCTCTGA
- a CDS encoding branched-chain amino acid ABC transporter permease produces the protein MTAPTFLVRRAWAQLRGEVLVLPSRTLAAIWVVAVVVLPLVLPDPYVLRVAAMTCIFAAFAASWDLLAGYAGQVNFGHALFFGAGAYSSALLSLRLGFSPVVAVGTGALIATAIGLCVGYLCLRLRGSYLSLATLAFPLILIGVLFAFPDFSGGELGITGLQPLATSRVGNYYVAAVAMLGVVFGIWALADSRMGLILHAIRDDELAARASGIDTTQYKLAVFGISAAAAGITGALYAHFMRGAGPSTLETALSFQVVIWGVFGGLATIYGPVTAVFVLYPLTEWLGSFSAFGELRLLIFAVVVLLVLLFMPRGLTPWIRDRIETKCPRCKQQNPAWRDVCRVCTASLHTA, from the coding sequence CTGACGGCGCCGACCTTCCTCGTCCGCCGCGCCTGGGCGCAGCTGCGCGGCGAGGTCCTGGTGTTGCCCTCGCGCACGCTCGCCGCGATCTGGGTGGTTGCGGTCGTCGTGCTCCCGCTCGTGCTCCCGGATCCGTACGTGCTGCGGGTGGCTGCGATGACCTGCATCTTCGCCGCCTTCGCCGCCAGCTGGGATCTCCTGGCGGGATATGCCGGGCAGGTCAACTTCGGCCACGCGCTCTTCTTCGGCGCGGGAGCCTACTCGAGCGCGTTGCTCTCGCTGCGCCTTGGCTTCTCGCCCGTCGTCGCTGTCGGCACCGGAGCGCTCATCGCTACCGCGATCGGACTTTGCGTGGGCTATCTCTGCCTGCGGTTGCGCGGCTCGTACCTGTCGCTCGCGACCCTCGCGTTTCCACTCATCCTCATCGGGGTGCTCTTCGCCTTTCCTGACTTCTCGGGCGGCGAGCTGGGGATCACGGGCCTGCAGCCGCTCGCCACTTCGCGCGTCGGCAACTACTACGTCGCCGCCGTTGCCATGCTTGGGGTCGTGTTCGGCATCTGGGCCTTGGCCGACTCCAGGATGGGGCTGATCCTGCACGCCATCCGCGACGACGAGCTGGCGGCGCGAGCCTCCGGGATCGACACGACGCAGTACAAGCTCGCCGTGTTCGGCATCTCGGCGGCCGCGGCCGGAATCACCGGCGCGCTCTACGCCCATTTCATGCGCGGCGCCGGCCCCTCGACGCTCGAAACCGCGCTCTCCTTCCAGGTGGTGATCTGGGGGGTGTTCGGAGGGCTCGCCACCATCTACGGCCCGGTCACCGCGGTGTTCGTGCTCTACCCGCTGACCGAGTGGCTGGGCAGCTTCAGCGCCTTCGGCGAGCTGCGGCTGCTCATCTTCGCCGTGGTGGTGCTCCTGGTGTTGCTCTTCATGCCGCGGGGGCTCACCCCCTGGATCCGCGACCGGATCGAGACGAAGTGCCCGCGCTGCAAGCAGCAGAACCCCGCCTGGCGCGACGTCTGCCGCGTCTGCACGGCTTCCCTTCACACGGCGTAG
- a CDS encoding branched-chain amino acid ABC transporter permease yields the protein MFQDILVTGLVNGSAYALLAIGFSLVFGVARIVNIAHTAFYMLAAYCLYALLVGFGLGMLLSGVAAVVSVTLLSLVCYRLVIEPIRQHEAAVLISTIALALIFQETMLRLFGGNYLGIPSAIGGIVNVAGIAIPWQRLLILIVAGAMLASIWFLLYRTRLGLAIRATANDLEVANLMGMDVNRVAMATVAISVALAAVAGVSVAPVFVVDPFMWLAPLVTVLSIVVLGGLGSIHGSVIGALVIGYVEAITVFVLPQGAFLKGAVALSIMVIVLLVRPEGLFGVAFEEER from the coding sequence ATGTTCCAGGACATCCTCGTCACCGGCCTGGTGAACGGCAGCGCCTACGCGCTCCTGGCCATCGGCTTCTCGCTCGTGTTCGGCGTGGCGCGCATCGTCAACATCGCCCACACCGCCTTCTACATGCTGGCGGCGTACTGCCTCTACGCGCTGCTGGTGGGCTTCGGGCTGGGTATGCTCCTCTCGGGCGTCGCAGCGGTCGTCTCGGTCACGCTGCTCTCGCTCGTCTGCTATCGGCTGGTGATCGAGCCAATCCGCCAGCACGAGGCGGCGGTGCTCATCTCCACCATCGCGCTGGCGCTCATCTTCCAGGAGACGATGCTGCGCCTCTTCGGGGGCAACTATCTGGGAATTCCCTCGGCGATCGGGGGCATCGTGAACGTGGCCGGCATCGCCATCCCCTGGCAGCGGCTGCTGATCCTGATCGTCGCCGGCGCGATGCTCGCCTCAATCTGGTTCCTGCTCTATCGCACACGCCTCGGGCTCGCCATCCGTGCCACCGCCAACGACCTCGAGGTCGCGAATCTCATGGGCATGGACGTCAACCGTGTCGCCATGGCGACCGTCGCCATCTCGGTTGCGCTGGCCGCGGTGGCGGGAGTGTCGGTGGCGCCGGTGTTCGTGGTCGACCCGTTCATGTGGCTCGCGCCGCTCGTCACCGTGCTCTCCATCGTCGTGCTCGGCGGCCTCGGCAGCATCCACGGCAGCGTCATCGGCGCCCTGGTGATTGGTTACGTCGAAGCCATCACGGTCTTCGTCCTGCCGCAGGGGGCCTTCCTCAAGGGCGCGGTGGCGCTGTCGATCATGGTCATCGTCCTCCTCGTCCGTCCCGAAGGGCTCTTCGGCGTGGCCTTCGAGGAGGAGCGCTGA